One Brassica oleracea var. oleracea cultivar TO1000 chromosome C7, BOL, whole genome shotgun sequence genomic window carries:
- the LOC106302953 gene encoding uncharacterized protein LOC106302953, with amino-acid sequence MFSSSTPTFPFMLIDYLTNFSSVEDDGPVTKWYGSSPPNCYNQKEILIRDWKLREEVLEAMTSGFLRNQSLGFPDYYLSGSGDKFPILLKHKPSDPDLTEVSANLPPLPCGTKIQNIAMSCFSDRKKDWVVCVKLPGSQLSLFRPFCNSKWIKVKPMPECISSLSSIMFSKKDQRFYIPSPGGNHLCSLDLNFNEDDKPRFFRVGFEDYPESVVSELEELNSCSRTDHLVESPTGELFYIKWYGEEYEGEDLDEDENYNDVVRSLTHKTKKFMVFREKETGYAEEKKNDVIIYTEEDDKTMTYTEDIGDLCIFVGHSQAYCVPASSSPGLKPNCIYFVGYSFGVYDITTKTCTTFFTRDADEEDNEIVPLRRLDFPYWPPPFPISR; translated from the exons ATGTTCTCATCTTCAACACCAACCTTTCCGTTTATGTTGATTGACTACCTCACCAACTTCTCATCCGTTGAAGACGATGGTCCTGTGACAAAATGGTACGGAAGCAGTCCCCCAAATTGCTACAATCAAAAGGAAATATTGATTAGAGACTGGAAACTCAGGGAGGAGGTCCTTGAAGCGATGACTTCCGGATTTTTGCGTAATCAATCATTGGGATTCCCTGATTATTATCTATCTGGTAGTGGTGATAAGTTCCCTATTCTCCTCAAACACAAACCCTCTGACCCGGACTTAACAGAGGTAAGTGCAAATCTACCTCCTTTGCCTTGTGGAACCAAGATTCAAAACATTGCCATGTCTTGTTTTTCTGACCGAAAAAAAGATTGGGTGGTGTGTGTCAAGTTACCTGGATCTCAGTTGAGTCTTTTTAGACCTTTTTGTAACTCTAAATGGATAAAGGTCAAACCAATGCCTGAGTGTATAAGCTCTCTCTCGAGTATCATGTTCTCCAAGAAAGATCAACGGTTCTACATTCCATCACCTGGAGGCAACCATTTGTGCTCTTTGGATCTCAACTTCAATGAAGATGACAAGCCTCGGTTCTTTCGCGTCGGATTTGAAGATTATCCTGAGTCGGTGGTCAGCGAGTTGGAGGAATTGAATTCTTGTTCCAGGACAGACCATCTTGTGGAATCCCCCACTGGAGAGCTTTTCTACATTAAGTG GTACGGTGAGGAGTACGAGGGTGAGGACTTGGATGAAGATGAAAACTACAACGATGTGGTGAGATCATTGACGCACAAAACCAAAAAGTTCATGGTGTTTAGAGAGAAAGAAACAGGATACGCTGAAGAAAAGAAAAATGACGTTATAATATACACAGAAGAAGATGATAAGACTATGACCTACACAGAAGACATTGGAGATCTCTGCATTTTTGTTGGACATAGTCAGGCTTACTGTGTCCCGGCCAGCTCGTCTCCTGGACTCAAGCCTAACTGCATCTATTTCGTGGGCTACAGCTTCGGTGTTTATGATATCACCACAAAAACTTGCACTACCTTCTTTACCAGAGATGCTGACGAAGAAGATAATGAGATAGTTCCGTTAAGGAGATTAGATTTCCCTTACTGGCCTCCCCCATTTCCGATCTCTAGGTAA